A genomic stretch from Primulina huaijiensis isolate GDHJ02 chromosome 14, ASM1229523v2, whole genome shotgun sequence includes:
- the LOC140957688 gene encoding protein RADIALIS-like 3: MASSSLTSTRWTPQENKLFEKALARFDKDTPDRWHNIARAMGGGKSAEEVKRHFEILMEDLRRIESGYVPFPSYR, encoded by the coding sequence ATGGCTTCAAGTTCACTGACTTCAACCCGGTGGACGCCCCAAGAAAACAAACTATTCGAGAAGGCATTGGCTCGCTTCGACAAGGACACCCCCGACCGCTGGCACAACATAGCTCGGGCCATGGGCGGCGGCAAGTCAGCCGAGGAGGTGAAAAGGCATTTCGAGATTCTGATGGAGGATCTCCGGCGAATCGAGTCCGGCTACGTCCCGTTTCCTAGTTACAGATGA
- the LOC140956622 gene encoding uncharacterized protein: protein MADSSPKPSQAEIKPEVEDTAADVQSKPAGGSGGGWGGWGFSTFSYLSDLQKAATVAAGEISRNAVEVARTAAQSITDTMAEEPKSANEYGTESSLVVDESDEVDELRKIALDKLEKASEETFLSQGLKALDTSVESLTTGAWQALGTAWKGGANLVNKIENSASNISESIQHGGVAGPNGTVAPSLLETGKVLTAKGMQVLELVGKEAMDLLISESGIEVDEQTKLSEGKIDGDQLFEEVTFDRCFYIYGGPEQLEELEALSNHYALLYNRRKGKLSSEQKSIYDGKIKDIQHIFDMGVGLDGDRNEFENGKKIEDGNIDSIDELKNLHESSVRRAAELAAGFTSALAGLAPNDIIQRTSGRLDSLHSEGVHRLSEMCCFALTQLLMLGKSIISNANKVQYQEISEETVKIDWPEDSLERAKIIRVRTESMTGNIEAVFHSFVTGISDVAEAYLAAIKSATANSQEIVPKNSIQQKASAFTEHLRTDHSTAVGKMQDGLQYLAYVVLSSSMPAA, encoded by the exons ATGGCGGACAGTTCGCCGAAGCCTTCCCAGGCGGAAATAAAGCCCGAAGTTGAAGACACTGCCGCCGACGTACAGTCTAAACCTGCTGGCGGCAGCGGCGGAGGATGGGGCGGTTGGGGGTTTTCTACGTTTTCTTATCTCTCGGATCTTCAGAAAGCTGCTACTGTCGCCGCCGGAGAGATCTCTCGCAAT GCTGTCGAGGTCGCTAGGACAGCAGCACAGAGCATTACTGATACTATGGCTGAAGAACCTAAGTCAGCTAACGAGTATGGTACGGAATCATCCTTGGTTGTAGATGAAAGTGATGAGGTGGACGAGCTGCGCAAAATAGCATTGGATAAACTAGAGAAAGCCAGTGAAGAAACTTTCCTTAGCCAG GGCTTGAAGGCACTCGATACTTCAGTGGAATCTCTTACGACAGGAGCTTGGCAAGCTTTAGGAACAGCATGGAAAGGAGGAGCGAATTTAGTTAACAA GATTGAAAATTCAGCTTCCAACATTTCTGAGTCAATTCAACATGGTGGAGTTGCCGGACCAAATGGTACTGTTGCGCCATCTCTGTTGGAG ACTGGAAAAGTTTTGACAGCAAAGGGAATGCAAGTGCTTGAGCTAGTTGGAAAAGAAGCTATGGATCTTTTAATTTCAGAATCTGGGATCGAAGTGGATGAACAAACCAAATTATCTGAGGGAAAGATAGATGGAGATCAACTGTTTGAAGAAGTTACTTTTGACAGATGCTTTTATATTTATGGAGGTCCAGAGCAATTGGAG GAGTTAGAAGCATTATCCAATCATTATGCACTATTATATAACCGAAGAAAGGGTAAGCTGTCCTCTGAACAAAAATCTATATATGATGGAAAGATTAAAGACATCCAGCACATTTTTGACATGGGTGTTGGACTTGATGGAGACCGTAATGAGTTTGAAAATGGGAAGAAAATAGAGGATGGAAATATTGACAGTATTGACGAATTAAAGAATTTACATGAATCCAGTGTTCGCAGGGCTGCTGAATTAGCTGCAGG CTTCACAAGTGCTTTGGCTGGCCTGGCTCCAAATGACATAATTCAAAGAACTTCTGGAAGGCTTGATTCTCTTCATTCAGAGGGTGTTCAT AGACTTTCTGAGATGTGCTGTTTTGCTTTAACTCAACTGCTGATGCTTGGGAAGTCTATTATATCTAATGCAAACAAAGTGCAATATCAAGAGATTAGTGAGGAAACGGTGAAGATAGATTGGCCTGAAGATTCTTTGGAAAGAGCCAAGATAATCCGAGTGAGGACAGAATCTATGACAGGAAATATTGAAGCAGTTTTCCACAGTTTTGTTACTG GCATATCAGACGTAGCAGAAGCATATTTAGCAGCTATTAAAAGTGCCACTGCTAATTCACAAGAAATTGTTCCTAAGAACTCTATCCAGCAGAAGGCCAGTGCATTTACTGAACATCTCCGGACTGATCATAGCACGGCTGTGGGGAAAATGCAGGATGGTCTGCAATACTTGGCTTATGTCGTTCTCTCATCATCTATGCCTGCTGCTTGA
- the LOC140957612 gene encoding transcription factor RADIALIS-like — MASTSMTRPSDSSWTAKENKAFEKALAVFDKDTPDRWANVAKTVGGRTPDEVKRHYEILVEDVKYIESGRVPFPNYRTTNGEAQRMRVVNMR, encoded by the exons ATGGCATCAACCTCGATGACCCGTCCCTCGGACAGCTCTTGGACTGCCAAGGAGAACAAGGCCTTCGAGAAGGCGTTGGCCGTGTTCGACAAGGACACACCAGATCGTTGGGCGAACGTCGCGAAGACCGTCGGAGGGCGAACCCCCGATGAAGTGAAGAGGCATTACGAAATCCTTGTGGAAGATGTCAAGTATATTGAGAGTGGTAGAGTGCCATTTCCTAACTACAGGACCACCAACGGGGAAGCACAAAG GATGAGGGTCGTGAACATGCGGTGA